The genomic interval GACAGTCAGCAGTTAACGGCAATAGTTTGGATGGCGACTGTAATGCTGTTGGGCAGCATCCGTGCTACGGAGCATTCTGGCAAGAGATGAAGAAAAGGCGAGGTTAGAAACCTCGCCAGCGCAGGAGGATATGTGGTATTCGGAGCGGTGTTTTTGCTTGGGTGTTCCTGTCCTCCTACAAAAGAGTCGGGAATCGGAGTTCCCTCCTACAGAAGAGGGGCTGAATGCCTCAGCGAAAACGTTTGAATTCACTCGCCCAATATGCTATGATGTTAGCGACGTGGAAAGAATGTATCAATCCCGGCTTCAATGTCCTCAATCGGATGCCCATGTTGCTGCTGATAACTTTCGTGGGTGTCGCGCTCTGTTGCTGTTAGGTCGGTCAGTGGAAAGGTAATGGCTTCTCTGCTACGATTCCCAGATTCGTTCATGGCGATGTTCATCTCTTGGTCTTGCCTACCGAGCACAGCACCGTATTCGGGTTCGGTATCGTTCAGCACAGCCGTGGCGATGCTGAGGAGTTCATCTGCCACTGCCATTTGTCGCTCGGAGATGGGATAGTCCTTGAGTGGGTTCTCCCATGTCACAGTCTGTTCAGGTAATTGCAATTCGATCTTCTCAATGACTTCGACACCATCCACGTCAATTGTGGTTTGCTTGGGGCGGTAAGCGATGCCGAGAGCACCAGATTGTAGATCCTCTGCGGGGGTTACGTAGATATCCTGACCAACAATGGTGCCTTTGCTGCCATCGATCTGCGAAATACCGGTTTGTCCGCGTCCCAAGGATCGGGCGTGGATAACGTTGGAATAGACCATGAGGGCGGTCGCGTTGTTGTCGAATTCAATAAAGGCGAGGCTCCAGTTGTCGCTTGTATGATGCCGCTTCATCCGATCAATAATCGGGATTACAGGACTTGTTTGCGTGATACCGAGCATAGATTTCGGCTCACCCCCAGCACGGAGGCGGAGCATGCTCATCCCATGATGACCCCCTTCATGGAAAATTCGGTAGATCCGAGCGACTTCACCGATAACGTCTGCTTCAATAACTTTTGATAAAAACCGCTCACGTGGCACACGGTAATAGTTTTCAGCGATCTCAAGTTTGACATTATTCGCTTTGGCACTTTCAATCATCAGGTCTGCTGTAGGGAGTGTAACAGTAATAGGCGTTTCACAAAGGATATGAACGCCGGCATCTGCCATAAAACATGCAATCGCGTGATGTGCGAGCGCCGGAACAGTAATATCAACGACATCCAGTTGTTCTTGGGCAACGAGATCTCGGACATGGGTGTACGGGGTCGCGCCATATTGCTTCGCGTAGTGCGTTGCGACTTCCTCGTCTATATCGCAAATTGCGACGAGATTGTAAATATGTTTAAGTTGCGCAATAACGGGCAGATGCGCACCACTGCCTCGCCTTCCTGCGCCCACTAAAGCGATATTGAGTTTGGACATGGAGGTCTCCTTTTATTGGCTACCAGCCATCAGCTGTCGGTATTTCGTTGTAATGAAGATAGCAGTTGTATAAAAATGTGTCAACGAAAACCTTGGACCTTTATGGGAAAATATACAATTAACCTACAGTTGCCACCTATTTGTGCACATAGCACTCCGCTGGAGTGCAAGAGGCTGTGGATCCCGATTTCTATAGATATATCACCCCGGAATCAACGGTATGAATGCCTTATGGCATTCCCCGGGGGTGAGGAAAATGCCTAAGATCCGTCGTTGAAACGTGCTGTGGATCCCGATTTTTGTTTTCACTAAACCTCGTCCAGCAAAGAGAGCGGCGTAAGTCCTGAAGATATTATGTTAGCCATCATCCTTAAAGAACTCCATTGTTATTGTAATTCTACCAAATATCGGCGCATCCAGTTTCTGATTATATGTGCCCTTGCACTGCTCTTATTCGTGGCAACGGTTGAATTCTATGCCGACAGCCGCACGGGGAAACCTATTGATGTCGGGAAACAGACGTATACGCTTTTTATTATCGCCCTTTTGATTGTGCAATTTTGGGTACCACGGCATGCGGTTGAGGCATGGCATATTGAAGTGGCTCAAAGGTCTTATTCAGCACACCTACGGGAATTTGGACAGAATGGAGCACTTCTCGCGCTCACGCCATTGACACATTGGAAAATTTTGGTAGGTAAGCTCAGTGCAATTGTGGTATGGAGTCTGTGGAGCATTTGGCTAACCCTTCCACTGTTGGCACTCTCAAACTACATAGGCGGTTTGACAGTGGCGCAATTAGTGAGATGTGGGGCAGTATTATTGGTCAGTTGTATTTTTTATGCGCTGATCGGGGTTAGTTTTGCGTTATGGAATTCTTCCAGTCGGGCAAAGAGCGCAAGTTATGGATTCATTCTGCTCACGACTTTCCTTCCACTGGTTCCTATCCCGCCATTCAACGCAATTCCGTTGTTTGCGGCGATAAGTCCACTGTGTGCCGTGTTATCAATTCTTAATGCGGATCCAGCGCACTTGTGGGTATGGAATATCGGGTTGTTTTTCACACTATTTTTGCTGCTTTTCCCTATCCTGCTGAGACGGATGCGTTTCTGAACTGGATGCACCCTTTACTGAGAAAAAGATTGATTTGTCGCTGAAAATGTGATAATATGTAACCAGTTCCGGCAGGCAGGTCCCGCCGTAAATCCTCCAGCAGTACCTCTCTTCTCTTCGATTTTAATTGAGATCCTTGAAGTCCCAATATACGTGAGATATGGCGCATACACAAAAATATTCACCCACCCCTCAAGAAACACCGCAGTCAGCACACCCTGGTGTTACCTTCCGCGCGATTTTGATCGGCATTATCCTCATACCGCCAAACACCTATTTCATCATGGCGAACCATCTCCGTTACTGGAGCACTTTACCCACAACGATGTCGCTGATTTACAACGTCGTGGTAACATTGGTGGTGTTGACGTGCCTTAATTTCTTAATCAAATTGCTGTTGCCTCGTTTCGCACTCCAACAGGGAGAACTGCTCACTATTTACGTTATCCTCTCCATCTCATCGGCGATTGCCGGGCATGATATGATGCAGACCGTTGTGCCTGTGATTCCGAACGGTTTTTGGTTTGCGACACCTGAAAATGAATGGCAACAACTCTTCTGGCGGCACCTACCGAGTTGGATGACACTCAGTGAGTTGTCTGTCTTGCAAGATTTTTACGATGGAGATACAACTTTTTACACACAAAGGTATCTATCAGCGTGGTGGGAACCGATTTTATGGTGGACTATTTTTTTGTCTGTGTTGATTTGGGTGATGATTTGCATCGACCTGCTCCTCCGGAAGCAGTGGATTGAACGTGAACGGCTTAGTTACCCGATTGTCCGTCTGCCGATAGAGATGACTTACTCAGATGGACGACTCTTTAAAAACCGGATGTTGTGGGCAGGCTTCGCGATTGCGGGCGGTATCGACCTCATCAACGGTATTCACGCGTTCCTTCCAACATTTCCAGAGATACCGGTTCGTAAGGCAGACCTCGGCATCTATTTCACCGAGAAACCGTGGGATGCAATGGGCTGGACCCCTATTTATATTCTCTCATTCGGCGTAGGACTTGCATTTTTAATGCCGTTGGAAATGTCGTTCTCGCTCTGGTTTTTCTACCTGTTTTGGAAGGGGGAACGCATTTTGGGACGGGCGATGGGACTTCAAGTTTTGCCCGGTTTCCCTTACGACGGACCGCAAGGCGTAGGCGCGTATCTGGCTATCGCCTGTTTCGGACTCTATGGGGGGCGGAAGCATTTTTACGGGATGTTCAGAAACCTGATGGGTCAAAAAGACACGAAGCTTCCACCTGAGATGCGAGATTCAACAGACTATCGATGGCCACTGGCAGGGTTAATTGGTGGCGTTCTCTTCCTTTTCATCTTTTCACACCGTGGAGGGATGGCTATCTGGATGATAGCGTTGTATTTTGCTGTCTACTATCTTCTCGCGCTGGGGATTACACGTGTTCGTGCTGAAGTTGGACCACCGACGCATGAGATGTTCGTCGCAAACCCGCGACAATTTATCATAGATTCGCTCGGCTCGCGCATGATTCCGCCACCGAGTTTAACGATGATGTCCCTCTATTTCGCGTTTAACCGTGGGTACCGCGCCCATCCGATGCCTCATACACTGGAAGGTTTTAAACTCGTGGAAGTGGCGAATATGCGGGCAGGACGGATGGTGGTGGCACTGATGTGCGGCGTTTTTTTCGGGATTCTCGCCTCATTTTGGGCATACTTGGTGGTTTCCTACAAGATAGGTGCGAACCCTGGATTGGGAAGCGGCGGTTACAATATGCTCCGCTCGTGGCTCTACTATCCAACAGAAACGGACATCCCTGCGGTAACGTTTATGGGGGTCGGATTCCTATTTACGGGATTGTTGTGGTGGATGCGCACGCGTTTTCCGATGTTTCCGTTTCATCCGACCGGCTACGCGGTGGCGAGTAGCATGTGGACCTTCGGTTGGCTTTGGTTTTCCGTGCTGATTAGCTGGGCAATTAAGAATCTCATCTTGCGGTTTGGTGGCATTCGGCTTTACCACCGGGTGTTACCGCTGTTTTTGGGACTCATCCTCGGTCAATTCATTGTAGGCGGCACGTGGGTGCTGATTCGGCTTATCTGGGGAATTTCTGTTTATTCGTTTTACCGTTAGCGTGTCTGAATCAGGATTTTCAGGATTCAAGGATTTCCCGGATAAGAAAACCGCTGTTCATTCGGAACCACAGGAGCACAACAGATTCCGATTTTGGGCTGCAATTCCTGAAATCGGTGCGGTTGGGAAACCGCACCTACCAGGGTCGGGAATAATATTTGTCAAAATTTCATACAGTTTGCGCTACAAATACTCCGCGAATTCATCTCGGATGCGGACTTTGTCTGTGTCATCCCCGAAACCGAGACTAAACCAGCCCTCATAGCCACGCCTATTCAACTGTGCAAATAGATCCGCAAAATCAATCGTCCCTTCACCCGGGATGAGGTGGATTTCATATTCGCCGGTATTGTCGTTGAGGCGGACCTGACCGATATTCCCAACACCGAAAGCATCCAAGAACCCTCGCCATCCTTCAGGAACGAGATGTCCGTGTGCGACATTAAACGCCCACTTGAGATATGGAGAACGAAACGTATCGAAAAACCAGTGTGTTTCTTCAACATTATGGGGGATGTAATGGATTTCGGCGTGTTCGGGTTCCCGGTTGTGATTCTCAAAGAAGATGACTATCTCCGCCTGTTCCGCCCGCTCGATCAATCGCTGGATGCGCTGAATCGCTGCATCACGGCGTTGCGCGACATCTCCGAAATGATAGCCGCCATGCCCAATGAGCCAACCACACCCAAGCCGGTGTGCCAACTCTAAGTTCGCGTAGAGATAACCATCTACCGCCTCAGACATGATCGGCACGTACTCAGCATTGTTAATTGCCGACGAAGGGTGAATACCGATGGCGACTTCGTGTGTTTCACAGAGATCACGGACTTTGCGAGCGCGCGCTGAATCAAACGAGGCTATGTCATTTGGAGGGACATCGGCTTGGAAGTCGATATACCCAAACCCATTTTCCGCCGCCCACTGGATGGACTCTTCGATCGGTTTATTCTTTGGGGCATCAAACCCAAAACGTTCTTTCGTATTATTCTGCAAATTCTCTGCCCTCCCGTTGTGTCGTCTCCCATTTTCGGTGTGTTGCAAAGAGTTTAACCTCATAGGGACGCATTCGTGTCACGAACGAACCATCAGACACAGAGGTTTTCTCGTCACCGTAGAGTTCTATAAATTCAGTGCCGTTTAAGGCATCCAGCCCAGTCACTTCGACTCCCATGTGAGCGTGTTCATCTTCGTTGACGAGGGCAACAAGCCAGTCCCGTCCGATCCTACGAGCCGTCATACTCACACCCCGCAGCGAAGTTGGGATAGGTATATCGGTGCGTCCGTCATCAATCATTTGCACCGTGACATATCGCTCGATCGGTGCTGTGAGAAAAGGTTGGAGTGCAGCGAGTTCGCTCGTTAAAGCATAAAGCGATTTCCGAAACGCCTCTTTTCCCTCGGATTTGAGATAACTGGATCCCCAATACAGAATGCCCCTCGCCCCGTGTGTAATACAGGCATACGCCATCAGGCGCGACTCAGCAAAGGTCGGAAACGCGGTGATGTCAGTGTCTCCATCATCCAAATCGTTCCACGAAAATCCCTGAAGCACCATCCAAACGGGCCTGCCTTTGCCGACCTGTCTCCAACGGTCTGTGGAATCGGCGAGACGGATAGCAGGACGGCCATCTGCCCGAATTGGATAATCGTCGCACCCCGTGATGTCTACGGAGTCAATGTACTGTCGGACAAATTTCAGGTCGCTGTCGCGCGCCTCATTGATCCAAATCTGCCGATTGTGCGGATCAACACTGCGGATGAATTCAACAGCCTCCTGCATCTTGGGCATAATTTCTGCCGCTTGTTCTTCAGAATACTGTATAGCGAGCGGTGTCTGCATCCACCATTCGCCTTTATTCGGGAATACTGCCAGCTGATCTTGTCTCCAGAGCCCGCTATATGCGGTGAAGCTCCACACCACTTCATCTGGACCTTCCCAGACAGCAAGTGCAGGATGGGCTGCGAGGGCTCGGATATTCTCCTGAAATTCGGGTGTTGCACCGGATCGCAGCCCCAACGGCACCCATCCCATCATCCCGTGTGCTTGTGCGCGATCAAGTGAATCCGTGTTACCACATCGAATGAGATTAACACCTGCTTCTGCCATATCTCTGCGCGCGTCATCGTCAGCAGGATGTTCATAAAACCCTATTGGAAAGAGTCGTCGTCCATCCTGCGTGAGAAACCCATCGCCATGTCCATAGAGCATATCCTTCATTGAGAGCCTCCATATTATTAGCCATCAGCCATCAGCAGTCGGCGGTCAGTAGTCACGATTTACTGGCGCGGATGGAAAATAGGAAGGGTGGAAAAGTTTCTTCTCCCCTCTTCCATGTTTTCATCGGTTTGAAAGCAGAGTGTCGGGATGGAAGGCATTCCTTCGGTCTATCCCTTATAGTAAAGCCTATGATTAAATGGACGCTAAAGAGTTGGCGAGGTTACAAACCTCGCCAGCGGAGGAAAGGAATCGTTGTTTTCTAAAATGTCAACATATTTTCGGGCTTTACTATAATATCCGTGTTGTGGATAAGCCCTACGTTAGCAGGCGGTTTTCCCACCATGCGACGTAATCCGCATCGCTTATATCGTGTGAAAGTCCACGTTTTTCCATGTCCTGCTGGAATCTTTCCGCCATATTCTCGTCCCAATAAGTGGTGACCTCTGAGGATTCAGGTATGTCGCCCATGTCCCCTGTTTCTGCTCTCCACGTATCAAGGTGCGCGACGAGTTCGCCGCGCACGGTGTCATAGTTTGGATCGGTGGCGAGGTTATTAATTTCATAGGGATCCGCTTCCAAATCATATAACTCTTCAGACGGGCGCGTCTGTTTCATGAAATGCTGTTGCGCGGGGGACAATTCGCCGTTTGCGTCTAACAGTGGCATCAAGCTCCAGAGCGGATACTGCTGTTTCTTGTAGCCGTTGAATTGCATATAGGGACGCTCAGGGTGATAATTGCGAATGAGTTTATAGCGGTGCGTCCGTATGCACCGGATTCTGTCATCCGTTCCGTCACACCGATCCCTTGCGGCGAAGATTGCGTCGCGCGATGTTGCCTCTGCTCCGAGGAAAATTTGCCCTTGCATGAAGTCAGAAATGTCAATACCAGCAAGGGATAGCGTTGTCGGCGCGAAATCAACACCACTGATGAGTTTGTCATCAACGGTCCCAGAGTCAACGCGACCGGGCAATCGAACGATGAGCGGAATATGGATGCCACCCTCATAGAGGAACTGCTTGCAACGGATATGTGCCCGTCCGTGATCGCTCATGAAGAAGATGATCGTGTTGTCCGAGAGTCCTTCATCATCCAACCGTTTGAGGATGTGTCCGACCTTTTTATCTAAAATTTGAATACTCTCAAGGTAGAGTGCCCAATCCTTTCGGACAAGCGGATGGTCGGGATAGTAAGGTGGTAATTCAACATCCTCCGGAGAAATAGGACGCTCTGGGTCTGGCTTGAAGACGCGATGTGTATCAGGGATGTTAATCTGGGCGTAAAAGGGTTTCCCTTCAGGTCGTTCGCTCCAGTCAATGCCATCAAAAGGTTGTTCGCGCTGAAAGTTGAAATCGGTTTTTCCGGGACGATCGTAAGGGGGTCCTGGACTGTTGCAAGTGAAATAGCCTGCTTCCCGGAAGCAATCGGTGATAAGCTTCATATCTGTCCGTAACGGTTTATCACGATTACTGCGATGGTTGTGCGCATCAAAGTGTGTCTGATAGGTTCCTGTAATCAGGGCGGAACGGCTTGGCGAACAGACCGGACATGTGACGAAAGCATTGGTATAACAGGTGCCCTCCGATGCAAGCCGATCAATATTTGGCGTTGCAACGGCAGGTGTGCCGTAACAGCCGAGATCTGGCGAGAGATCCTCACCATAAATCCAGAGGACATTCGGTTGTTCTGTAGACATATTTTAATTATTCCTTGCGGATAAGTATCAGTTGCCTGTATCTTGACGTTCTTCGCTTTCGAGCCGCCTGCGCCGTTGTTGCAGGCTACGGTTTCGTTAGGAAAAATTTATGCTACGAGTAAAACGACTCCGTTTCGTTGACGTTATCCACCACATAGCGATTACGGAACAACGTTCGCCGAAGCGGTGGCATTTCAGCGAGGAGTTTTGGAGGCGGTTTGTATACCTTCGCGAAACCGCTATCGACAGGACTATAGAGGTTAAAGACGGCGATCCTGTCGTTTTCAGTATTCGTCCACTCTGTAGCACTATGGGTGAGTGCTTCTGTGAAAAAGAGGAGTGAACCTCCTGGACAACCGTAAGTCGCCCAAATATCGGAATTAGGATTTTGGATATCAGGCGGTGCTGTGTAAACCGATTTGTGACTACCGGTTACCAAAAGGGTACCACCCTGCCCTTTCTTCACTTCGTTCAATTCCCATACAATACGGGTGTGCGGACTGTACCCTTTACCGGGGAAGGCGTTGTAATAGTGGACATCGCCGGGAAAACGGAGCAAGCCGTTGCCGTTATGCGGTCCAAACCGTCCCATGCCGGGTGTGCGATAAAAAAGACTTGCACTTTCAACGGCAAAACCGTAGCACTCTGGACTGGTTACAGCTGGATGCGCCGTGAATTCGTTGAGCAGTGAAACAACAAGTGGATGGTCGATGAGTTTCTGCAACGGACCACCGACGGGACTCCGTTCATGCTCTGGGATAGATTCTGGGTCGTGGTGTAGGCGGTAGCCAAAATCACGCATCTCTTTGAGTTCTGATCCAGTAAACACCTCCGGGACCAGAAACCAACCGTGCGTATCAAAGGCATAACGCTGTTCAGGGGTCAACTCAGGAATAGCTAAACCATCGGCGTTTCGGGTAGGAAATTCGCATGTATCTGGTGGTAACAATGCCCCAAGCCACGGTTGCTGATTTTTGTCCGTCTGTTTTTCCATTTTTTAATTTTTCCTTACGGTTCGGTGAGGTCGGTAAAAGTCTTACGGCTTTAGGCGTTTAAACTTCAGCGGGATAGGCGGATGTCCGCTGGTTAAAATCTCCGTTCACGACGTTGCCACCTGCATAAGCCTCTCGGAAAAGTGTCTGTCGTTTGGAAGGCATGGCTTCAATGAGCTGCGGATGGGGCAGCCAATTCGACCAGCGACTCGCTACCGTATTGTACACATTCGAGATAGTAACTCGCTCAACACCACTGACTTGGACCTGCATTTGCGTCATAGATTCTGTGAGGAGAAAGAGAGAACCGGGCGGGCATTCATACGTTTCCCATAACGACGAGTCTGGGTTCTGCGAGGCATCTGGTATCGGGTATGCGGCTTTATGGCTCCCCGTAATAAACCGAAGGCTGTTTGTCTGGGCAGTGACCTCGGTGAGTTCCCATATAACACGTGTCAGACCACTCCAGCCGCGTCCCGGCACGCACCGATAGAGATGAGAATCCCCCGGTAAACGAAATAACCCGTTTCCTTTGTGAAGTCCTGACTGAATCTCAGGACGTGCTGAAGTGTTTCCTATGGATGCCACTGTCTCTTCGAGTCGAAATCCATAGCAATCCTCACTTGCGGCGGGTGGATACGCCAAGAATTCATTCAGAAATCCAACGATAATCGGATGGTCAGCGAGTTTCTGAAGTGGACCGCCGAGTGCGCAACGTTCTGGTTCCGGGATATGCTCCGGTGCCTCATAGAGACGTTGACAGAATTCACGCATTTCTACGATGTCAATGTCCGATAAAACCCCTGGGACAAGGAGCCAGCCATTGCGATCAAAATCGTATTTCTGCTTCTGGGTTGGAGCAATGACGGTCACACCATCAGCGTTGGTTCGCGTTAGATCTTCGGGCTCGACCTCAACGGCACTCCCCAAGTTTTTGTTAACAATAAAAGGTTTTCTGGTTGCGAGTTCTTTGTAAGCCATCAGGATACTTCCTTCTATGGTAAAGCCCATCACTACTTAGACATTGGCAGTAGACGAGAGGAACACCCCAGCAAAAATACCTCGCCCGCGGAGAAGGGGCGTTGTTTCTTAAGATGTCTATTTATTTTTCGGCTTTACTACAATTAACATGCGTTTGAAACTGTATTCCATAGCCTTGGAAAACAATCGTTAAGTTTACCATCCTCGGTCGGGATTGATTAGCGGTTCTGTGTTTCTAACATGCGGAACATGTGTCGAGCATAACTCACCGTTGAGATAAATACAAATACCAACGCGAGACAAAGACCGTAAAATTCAATATTCCTTGGTAAACGTGGAATTATGGGACGGAGCAAATATAGCAGTATAACAATTGACAAAAAGAAACTGGTACATTTCCCCCAAAGGTTAGACCGGGTAATCATCTTCGCCCGATATGCCAAAACAGCATTGCCAAGTACGATTAAGGTATCACGGACAACGATCACCAGAAATGCCCAGACTGGAAACCTTGAATGGAATATAGCGAGTGCAAAGATTCCTGCGGCGAGTGCGAGTTTATCTGCGACCGGATCTAAGATATAACCGAGTTGGGTGTGCTGCTTTAAACGTCGGGCAAAAAACCCATCTAAGAGATCCGTAATAACGGCGACTGCGCCACAAGCAATCGCGACGACCCACTGCGCACGGTAAATGAAGTAGAAGATAAACGGGACCGTGAGGAGTCGGCAAACCGATAAAATATTGCTGATATAGAAGAAATCCCGGGATGTAATCTGGATCGACCGGGTTTCGGTAAATTGATGGATGGGAGTCTTTAGTGCCATTATGTTATAGCGTTGCAGATAGGATGCTGTGCTGTAGGAGCGTGTGTCTCAATATGGGAAACCAGCCAACTTTGTCCAACACGATTACAACCCTCTCAATTGTTTTGTGCCGCCAATTGAAAGGCGATTCGCCGATTCTGATCGGTCAGGATTTCGATTTCGCGTGTGAGGAGCTGCTCTAAGGGAATTGTCTCCAATAAGGTTTGCTTTTCTTCAAGGGAAATCCGTAGCCGTATGCCGACTTGATAAGCCAGTTCCCTTGGATCATCCGGTTGTTCTTCAGGCGGGTTCCAAGCGAAAATTAATCGACTGGATAATTTTTCGTATGCTTTATACAATTCTTCAGCCTGTGTCGTGAGTAATTCCGATACCGATTCAATTTCCGTATCCAAATCATCTAACATCCGAACCCGCCCTGTAAGATAGGAGAGATGCTCTTGGACTTCCAGAATCTGAAAGCGGTATTCACCAGCTGTGATAATATTCATGCGCCCGTCGTCTAAATGTTCAACTTGCAAGATACGGGCGGCTGTCCCAATTTCATACGGTGTGGCAGCGTCCCCTACCTCTTCACCTTCTTTGATAAGCACAACTCCAAACTCGGACTGATGTTCCAAACAGAATTTAACCATCGTCCGGTAACGCGGTTCAAAGATGTGCATCGGTAAAAATCCACCCGGAAACAAGACCGCCTGTAACGGAAAAAGCGGAATTTGTCGTTCATAAGACGTTTGACTCTTCGATGAGACTGGGGCACTCCGCATGTGAAAACTCCTCTATGCAGGATGTTCAATGTACAAGATGGATTTTATTTTTAGCACCGTAGAACACTATAAAGGATAGCCTGCCAAGAACCAACCTTTGCTTATAGCGTATCTAACAGATAATCTGTTTTTAGGCACAACCTTCTTTATATTTTTACACAAAACACCTGATTCGTCAATAGTTTTTTATGCAGCATATAGGGCTATTCAATAATATGATGTATTCATTGTCTGAATCAGGATTTGCGGGATTCAAGGATTTGCAGGATTATAGCAGCCAGTGGACGAAACTGGTGCGGCTCGGCACGAGCGAAGGGTCGCGAGCGGGAGCTCGCTCCTACAGGGGCTCCGCTCAAACCGAAACCCAATAATTTCGGGAAACCAAATGACCCTGGCTCAATTACGAAGAGTCTTGACATTTAGTGAATTTTCGGCTATAATGCTTCTAAGCAATTTTATTATCGCTTATGCTATACAACTCAAATTGATATTTGTGCATGCCCGGTGTAGGCAACGGATATCAAAAGGATTGGAGAAAATCGTGAATTCAGAAAAATTGGGAAATGCTTTATCAAAATCCAAAGACA from Candidatus Poribacteria bacterium carries:
- a CDS encoding Gfo/Idh/MocA family oxidoreductase gives rise to the protein MSKLNIALVGAGRRGSGAHLPVIAQLKHIYNLVAICDIDEEVATHYAKQYGATPYTHVRDLVAQEQLDVVDITVPALAHHAIACFMADAGVHILCETPITVTLPTADLMIESAKANNVKLEIAENYYRVPRERFLSKVIEADVIGEVARIYRIFHEGGHHGMSMLRLRAGGEPKSMLGITQTSPVIPIIDRMKRHHTSDNWSLAFIEFDNNATALMVYSNVIHARSLGRGQTGISQIDGSKGTIVGQDIYVTPAEDLQSGALGIAYRPKQTTIDVDGVEVIEKIELQLPEQTVTWENPLKDYPISERQMAVADELLSIATAVLNDTEPEYGAVLGRQDQEMNIAMNESGNRSREAITFPLTDLTATERDTHESYQQQHGHPIEDIEAGIDTFFPRR
- a CDS encoding sulfatase is translated as MSTEQPNVLWIYGEDLSPDLGCYGTPAVATPNIDRLASEGTCYTNAFVTCPVCSPSRSALITGTYQTHFDAHNHRSNRDKPLRTDMKLITDCFREAGYFTCNSPGPPYDRPGKTDFNFQREQPFDGIDWSERPEGKPFYAQINIPDTHRVFKPDPERPISPEDVELPPYYPDHPLVRKDWALYLESIQILDKKVGHILKRLDDEGLSDNTIIFFMSDHGRAHIRCKQFLYEGGIHIPLIVRLPGRVDSGTVDDKLISGVDFAPTTLSLAGIDISDFMQGQIFLGAEATSRDAIFAARDRCDGTDDRIRCIRTHRYKLIRNYHPERPYMQFNGYKKQQYPLWSLMPLLDANGELSPAQQHFMKQTRPSEELYDLEADPYEINNLATDPNYDTVRGELVAHLDTWRAETGDMGDIPESSEVTTYWDENMAERFQQDMEKRGLSHDISDADYVAWWENRLLT
- a CDS encoding sugar phosphate isomerase/epimerase codes for the protein MQNNTKERFGFDAPKNKPIEESIQWAAENGFGYIDFQADVPPNDIASFDSARARKVRDLCETHEVAIGIHPSSAINNAEYVPIMSEAVDGYLYANLELAHRLGCGWLIGHGGYHFGDVAQRRDAAIQRIQRLIERAEQAEIVIFFENHNREPEHAEIHYIPHNVEETHWFFDTFRSPYLKWAFNVAHGHLVPEGWRGFLDAFGVGNIGQVRLNDNTGEYEIHLIPGEGTIDFADLFAQLNRRGYEGWFSLGFGDDTDKVRIRDEFAEYL
- a CDS encoding CDP-alcohol phosphatidyltransferase family protein is translated as MALKTPIHQFTETRSIQITSRDFFYISNILSVCRLLTVPFIFYFIYRAQWVVAIACGAVAVITDLLDGFFARRLKQHTQLGYILDPVADKLALAAGIFALAIFHSRFPVWAFLVIVVRDTLIVLGNAVLAYRAKMITRSNLWGKCTSFFLSIVILLYLLRPIIPRLPRNIEFYGLCLALVFVFISTVSYARHMFRMLETQNR
- a CDS encoding LON peptidase substrate-binding domain-containing protein, which gives rise to MRSAPVSSKSQTSYERQIPLFPLQAVLFPGGFLPMHIFEPRYRTMVKFCLEHQSEFGVVLIKEGEEVGDAATPYEIGTAARILQVEHLDDGRMNIITAGEYRFQILEVQEHLSYLTGRVRMLDDLDTEIESVSELLTTQAEELYKAYEKLSSRLIFAWNPPEEQPDDPRELAYQVGIRLRISLEEKQTLLETIPLEQLLTREIEILTDQNRRIAFQLAAQNN